Sequence from the Christiangramia fulva genome:
CTTCATATTTGATTAAGAAATAGCCCATAAATACGACCTTACTTTCCCCTATTCTTTCCCCTAAAAAACGAAACCCCCAGTAAACACTGAGGGTTTTGCGGAGAAAGAGGGATTCGAACCCCCGGAGGTGTGACCCTCAACGGTTTTCAAGACCGCCGCATTCGACCACTCTGCCATTTCTCCTTTAGCGGATGCAAATATAACAAGCTTTTCTAAATTCCCACAACTAAAATTGAAAGTTTTTACTTCCTTTTTTAAGGGGTTCTCTTTCAGCTAAAAATGATTTATCTTCGAAAAAAAATACCCAATGAAACTTTATTTTCAAATATTAATTCTTTTTGTATCCGCCTCGCTTTTCGCGCAGGTAGAAAAATATCCCGAGATCATGAACCAGGATTGGCCCAATCTAAAAAAGTACCGCGAAGCCAATAAAAAGATCGATTCTGCTCCCGTTGCCGTGTTTATGGGTAATTCTATTACCGAAGGCTGGGCAAATATGCATCCGGAATTCTTCAGTTCAAATAATTATGTTGGCCGGGGAATTAGCGGGCAAACCACTCCGCAGATGCTCATCCGCTTTCAGCAGGATGTGGTAGATCTTAATCCGCAAGTTGTGGTGATACTTGCCGGCACTAACGATATTGCAGGAAATACTGGATTTTCAACGGTGAAAATGATCACCGACAATATTAAATCCATGGCTGAGATCGCCGATGCGAATGATATCAAAGTGGTACTTTCTTCTATTCTTCCCGTTTATGATTATCCGTGGAGAACCGGTCTTCAGCCGGTCCCTAAGATCGCGGAAATCAATCACTGGATGAAAGATTTCGCCAAAAAACATGGCTATGTGTACCTCGATTATTTTTCAGCCATGAAAGATGAACGTCAGGGATTGCCGGAAAATCTTTCAAAAGATGGGGTACATCCCACTTCTGAAGGTTATGACGTGATGGAACCCCTGGCAAAAAAAGCCATACAAAAAGCACTAAATAACTAACAATTTACTTCCGATTTTTTGCCTTAGAAATAGTATATTGGAAAATTAATCCTTAAAAATTTACCTGAAAAATGAAAAGAATTCTGGCAATTGCCATTCCGGCGATCCTGATGGCTTGCGGTGCGCAGCATAAAGATATTGAAAAGGCCGATCCCATGGAATACGCCAACACTATTACCGCTTCTGAACTGCATGACCACCTATATATCTTCGCCAGCGATGAATTTGAAGGTCGCGAAACAGGTGAACCCGGACAGAAAAAAGCGGCTCAATACCTAAAAAATGAATATAAAAACCTTGGCCTCGCTTCGCCACTCGGAGGTGATGATTATTTTCAGGAAGTAGATCCCAGTTATTTTAAAAGAGGAAATATAAAAGCAACCGAAAATGTGGTCGCCTATATTAAAGGTTCTGAAAAGCCCGACGAAATCGTAGTGATATCTTCTCATTATGACCACGTGGGAATTGACGATCAGGGAAATATTTACAACGGAGCTGATGATGATGGCTCGGGAACCGTAGGTGTTTTGGAAATTGCTGAAGCCTTTAAAAAAGCTACAGAAGATGGGTACAGACCAAAGCGATCTATTTTATTCCTCAACAATACAGGTGAGGAAAAAGGCCTTATAGGTTCAAAATATTATACCGATCATCCGGTTTTCCCTATGGAAAATACTGTTGCCGATTTAAATATTGATATGATTGGTCGTATCGATCCTGCCCATGAAGGCAATGAAAATTATGTATATCTGATAGGAAGCGATAAACTTAGCACGCAGCTTCATAAGCTTAGCGAGGATGTAAATAAAAAATACATGAACCTTGACCTGGATTATAAATATAACGATGAATACGATCCTAACAGGTTCTATTACCGCAGTGACCATTATAATTTTGCAAAACATAATGTGCCCATTATTTTCTATTTTAACGGGACTCATGCCGATTACCATAAAATGACCGATACACCAGACAAGATAAATTATGATCTCCTGGCAAAGCGCGCTAAGCTGGTATTTCTTACCGCCTGGGAAATCGCTAATCGTGATGAAAGACTGGTTGTTGACAAGGCGAATTCCGATTCAGCACAATAAAGAAAATAGTAATCATGAAAAGTCCTCCTCGTGAGGGCTTTTTTTTGATCAAGTTGTCCCATTAAAAGCGGTAGAGGAATTCTAACCTGAACAACCCTGCGCAAAATGAAGAATCATTTAGTAAAATTTCTATTTTCATGAGATCCTTTATTAGACTGCTGTCTTAAGAAGGAAAAAATGAGATTCTTTTTTGTCAGTTTTAACAGGTTTTTACATTTTTTAAAACTGGTGATCTTTGCTTAAAACTTTTTGCTTACGGCTTTGAGCTCAAAATTTCCTGATACCTTTGTCAAAAAGAAAAAAATAAACGTGAACTACCTTTCAGTAGAAAATATAGCAAAATCATACGGGGAACGTGAGCTTTTCCGAAACATCTCTTTCGGGATCAACGAAGGCCAGAAAGTAGGCTTCGTAGCCAAAAACGGAACCGGCAAAACCAGCTTATTGAACATTCTCGCCGGCACCGATACCCCCGACGAAGGCCAGGTAGTTTACCGCAACGATATCCAGACGGCTTTTCTTTCTCAGGAACCCGATCTCGATCCTGAACTGAACATTGAGCAGGTGATCTTCTCCAGTGAGAATCCTATTTTAAAGATCATTGAGCGCTATGAAAAGGCGGTTCATAATCCCGAAGACGCCGATGCCCTTCAGAAAGTTATGGATGAAATGGAAGCGGCCAATGCCTGGGATTTTGAAACCAGGTTCAAACAGATCCTCTTTAAACTCAACCTGGAAGATTTTCAGAAACAGGTAAAATTCCTTTCCGGCGGACAAAAGAAACGTCTTGCTCTC
This genomic interval carries:
- a CDS encoding SGNH/GDSL hydrolase family protein, encoding MKLYFQILILFVSASLFAQVEKYPEIMNQDWPNLKKYREANKKIDSAPVAVFMGNSITEGWANMHPEFFSSNNYVGRGISGQTTPQMLIRFQQDVVDLNPQVVVILAGTNDIAGNTGFSTVKMITDNIKSMAEIADANDIKVVLSSILPVYDYPWRTGLQPVPKIAEINHWMKDFAKKHGYVYLDYFSAMKDERQGLPENLSKDGVHPTSEGYDVMEPLAKKAIQKALNN
- a CDS encoding M28 family metallopeptidase, yielding MKRILAIAIPAILMACGAQHKDIEKADPMEYANTITASELHDHLYIFASDEFEGRETGEPGQKKAAQYLKNEYKNLGLASPLGGDDYFQEVDPSYFKRGNIKATENVVAYIKGSEKPDEIVVISSHYDHVGIDDQGNIYNGADDDGSGTVGVLEIAEAFKKATEDGYRPKRSILFLNNTGEEKGLIGSKYYTDHPVFPMENTVADLNIDMIGRIDPAHEGNENYVYLIGSDKLSTQLHKLSEDVNKKYMNLDLDYKYNDEYDPNRFYYRSDHYNFAKHNVPIIFYFNGTHADYHKMTDTPDKINYDLLAKRAKLVFLTAWEIANRDERLVVDKANSDSAQ